A window of Bacillota bacterium genomic DNA:
CCGCCGAGAAAATAATGCTTTCTTCAAGGCCTAGCTTCTCCAATGCATCCTTCATCTGGTCGGAAAATCGCTCAGAGGTACACTCTGCTTTCAAGAACTCTAAAATCATTTCCTCTTCCGAGCTTGCACGTAAGATCTTCACCTTCCCTATCCTCTCCGAGACTGGTCTCACTGGCACAAAAGCTCTGACCTATTGGCACCATGCCGGACACTGGGCATCCAGCCTCGCCTTTACATGTATCATCCACAACACCCATTCACCGGTCATCTTGACTCATCGCAAAGGGCTCTTTCTAAGTTATTGTCATAGCTTAGTTCCGCTCTAAAAAGTCTAACCCCCTGCTGCTTCAGGGGGTTAGGCTAGAGGGTAATTTCCGTAAGTACGCCCGGTTTAACCGGCAACAAACTTATGGTATTGGTCCTTCTTAGCCCCGCAAACGGGACATCTGTCAGGCGCCTCATTGAAGACAGTATGACCACAAATGGGACAAATAAGCACAGTATCCTGCTCAATGTCATTGCCTGCAGACACAATCTCGCCGGCATCGCGATACATCACTTCATGGATTTTCTCTGCCTCGAGGGCAAAATGGATGCTCCGCTTGGCTTCCTTCTCCTCTTGGAGGTCCGCTACCGCGTCATAGGCAGGATACATTTCCTCGTTTTCGAAATTCTCCCCGGCCTCACCATCGGCGAGGTTGGCTACAGTATCACCCAAAAGACCTAGGGCCTTGAAGTGATTGGTAGCATGAACCCGTTCGGCATAGGCGATGGCTCGGAACAGGTTAGCTACATTGGGCTTACCGTCCTTCTCGGCTTGGTCGGCATAGATGAGATACCGCATATGGGCTTGGCTCTCACCGGAGAAGGCTTCCCGCAGGTTGGCTTCCGTCATCTTGCGCATAATATCATCCTC
This region includes:
- a CDS encoding rubrerythrin family protein: MRKMTEANLREAFSGESQAHMRYLIYADQAEKDGKPNVANLFRAIAYAERVHATNHFKALGLLGDTVANLADGEAGENFENEEMYPAYDAVADLQEEKEAKRSIHFALEAEKIHEVMYRDAGEIVSAGNDIEQDTVLICPICGHTVFNEAPDRCPVCGAKKDQYHKFVAG